One window of Stenotrophomonas indicatrix genomic DNA carries:
- a CDS encoding murein hydrolase activator EnvC translates to MALALALPMPGVAQTSSAREAERKLQKLRTELKGVAQERRQIEGQRGQASQQLREADEKVARSGRTLAQTEAALREQTQALAQAEQRRNALQSNLAKQNHELAGLLRAAYQLGNHAPLKLLLSQDTVADANRALAYHRYLQRERAQRITTLTADLKELETLQAQIAQRQQQLQGVHRDQKQQIATLASDRRERAQTVASLEERFKDKREKEQALGQDAKALETLLANLRAAAARAEAERRAAARKAAAEKAAAERAARQAAAAGRPPPPPTKVPPAVASAPAPKVGGLGWPLSGNLLARYGGKLPDGRTSSGVLIGAPAGSTVTAVADGTVVFSDWMTGYGMILIVDHGNGYMSLYAHNDTLLKDAGARVSRGDAVAKVGNSGGQGVTALYFELRRGGQPVNPDSWLQRR, encoded by the coding sequence ATGGCGCTTGCCCTTGCGTTGCCCATGCCGGGTGTGGCGCAGACCTCTTCGGCCCGTGAGGCCGAGCGCAAGCTGCAGAAGCTGCGCACCGAACTGAAGGGCGTGGCGCAGGAGCGCCGGCAGATCGAGGGCCAGCGCGGACAGGCGTCGCAGCAGTTGCGCGAGGCCGATGAAAAAGTCGCGCGCAGTGGTCGTACGTTGGCCCAGACCGAGGCGGCACTGCGTGAGCAGACCCAGGCGCTGGCGCAGGCCGAACAGCGGCGCAATGCACTGCAATCCAACCTGGCCAAACAGAATCATGAGTTGGCAGGCCTGTTGCGCGCGGCCTACCAGCTCGGCAATCACGCCCCGCTGAAGCTGCTGCTTTCGCAGGACACGGTGGCCGATGCCAACCGTGCGCTGGCCTATCACCGCTACCTGCAGCGCGAGCGTGCACAGCGCATCACCACGTTGACGGCCGACCTGAAGGAACTGGAGACACTGCAGGCGCAGATCGCTCAGCGTCAACAGCAGCTGCAGGGCGTCCATCGCGACCAGAAACAGCAGATCGCCACACTCGCGTCGGACCGTCGCGAGCGCGCGCAGACCGTGGCTTCGCTGGAAGAACGCTTCAAGGACAAGCGCGAGAAGGAACAGGCACTGGGCCAGGATGCCAAGGCGCTGGAAACCCTGCTGGCCAACCTGCGCGCTGCTGCGGCCCGTGCCGAGGCCGAGCGCCGTGCCGCCGCACGCAAGGCCGCCGCCGAAAAAGCCGCCGCCGAGCGCGCGGCCCGTCAGGCGGCTGCGGCTGGCCGGCCACCGCCGCCACCGACCAAGGTTCCCCCGGCCGTTGCCTCGGCGCCAGCGCCGAAGGTCGGTGGCCTGGGTTGGCCACTGTCGGGCAATCTGCTGGCCCGCTATGGCGGCAAGCTGCCGGATGGCCGCACCAGCAGCGGCGTGTTGATCGGCGCACCTGCCGGAAGCACCGTCACCGCCGTGGCCGACGGCACCGTGGTGTTCTCCGATTGGATGACCGGCTACGGCATGATCCTGATCGTCGACCATGGCAATGGCTACATGAGCCTGTACGCCCACAATGACACCCTGCTGAAGGACGCCGGCGCGCGGGTCAGCCGTGGCGACGCGGTGGCCAAGGTCGGCAACTCCGGTGGCCAGGGCGTGACGGCGCTGTACTTCGAGCTGCGCCGTGGTGGGCAACCGGTCAATCCGGACAGCTGGCTGCAGCGGCGCTGA